The Candidatus Neomarinimicrobiota bacterium genome includes the window CAGTATAAATGATACTCCTCAGACTCATAATTTGCAAGTGATTTACTCAGCCAGGGGGGTTATCAATCGATTACTTAAGAATATTACGAAACTTCTTTCCAATATTCTCGTTCTTCGATATATAGCGAGCTTCAGGTATAGCTCAAAGACTATGTAGCTTTATTTAATCGGGGGTGGATATATCCTGAAAGTTTTAAGCGATAAATAATATTACTTCATTAGCATTTAATTATTACATTCCTGTCTAAGAGTATAATTTTTTATTGAGGTTAAAATGAATTGTTGTAGCAGCAATGATCCGACCGGAGAATTCTTTGATAAAGAATCGAAGAAATTCGAGAAAAAATATCGTAAGAAGGGACTCGAAAAGATCACTAAATCCCTTGTTGACGGAATTGAAGAATTAGGAATTAAAGGCATGACCGTTCTCGAAGTGGGCGCGGGCATCGGAGGCGCACACAGAGAACTTCTCCGACGGGGCGCTTCAAAAGCATTCGCCACCGAACTATCTAAAGAGATGATAAATAGAGCAAGTAATTTTACCGATTCCGAGGGATTCAAAGACAAAGTAGAATATCATCTCGGGGATATCGTGGAGATGAACGGAGAAATCCCCGAAGTTGATATTACCATGCATGACAAAGTAATTTGCTGTTATGAGAATGTTGATGCGCTTATCGACAAGACACTCTCAAAGACAAAGAGTATTTATGCCTTTGTAATGCCGCGTGACAGATTTCTGACTGAATTCGGATTTAATGTTTTTATCTTAGTTTCAAAACTTTTACGTTGGGATTTCCGTCCATTTATCCATCCTTTACAACCTATACTGGATAAATTGCAGAAAGCAGGATACAAACTACAATCTGAAGCCCGGACCATTATATGGCATGCAAGGGTTTTCCGGAAAGAACCGGCATAGGATATAATTAGCAGCCCTGTTGTTAACTATAGTTGATACTATATTTATCCGAATAGACTATCAGGATGAAGAGCATTAATAGATCGATAATTAATTAAAGCACCTCACGAAGATAGACTCGCCGCCGGATTTCTCACGCATATTGAATGGGGCTTCGACGAGCGCGATTCCGTTTTAGGCATTACTTTATTTGCGGCCGGCTCGAAGCTCCGGAATGAACCGGACAATCAATGATCGAAAACACTGATAACGGCTATCCCGGTGTACGTATTTTTCCGGTCACATGCTCAACT containing:
- a CDS encoding methyltransferase domain-containing protein gives rise to the protein MNCCSSNDPTGEFFDKESKKFEKKYRKKGLEKITKSLVDGIEELGIKGMTVLEVGAGIGGAHRELLRRGASKAFATELSKEMINRASNFTDSEGFKDKVEYHLGDIVEMNGEIPEVDITMHDKVICCYENVDALIDKTLSKTKSIYAFVMPRDRFLTEFGFNVFILVSKLLRWDFRPFIHPLQPILDKLQKAGYKLQSEARTIIWHARVFRKEPA